Proteins found in one Isachenkonia alkalipeptolytica genomic segment:
- a CDS encoding inositol monophosphatase family protein → MENIDKMLVHGVEVVKKAGEPLRAGAKKDLNFQRKDRNIMDIVTEYDHKTERFIIEQIHKRFPGHGFIAEEGDPKEQGFKKFTWVIDPIDGTTNFVNLGMDFAISVALYVDQEPYAGIVYDVMKDEMMVGVKNQGVWVNDRPFTRKKTYEKLNNSILEISFSAAKGFQKKHGLDVKPLVDVIRGHRNYGVASLTITKVAKGELEGYISGKLFLWDYAAAGVILRELGGEFIAYPEEQHPKGYEIENPYKPVSYIGAVSENMLKKIVKKLQET, encoded by the coding sequence ATGGAAAATATCGATAAAATGCTGGTGCACGGGGTGGAAGTCGTGAAAAAGGCGGGAGAGCCCCTAAGAGCGGGTGCGAAGAAAGACTTGAACTTCCAGCGCAAGGACCGGAACATCATGGATATTGTTACGGAATATGATCACAAAACCGAGAGATTTATTATCGAACAGATCCATAAACGGTTTCCCGGCCACGGTTTCATTGCGGAGGAGGGGGATCCGAAGGAACAGGGTTTTAAAAAATTCACCTGGGTGATCGACCCCATTGACGGGACCACTAATTTTGTAAACCTGGGAATGGATTTTGCCATTTCCGTAGCCCTGTATGTGGATCAAGAACCCTATGCGGGAATTGTATACGACGTGATGAAGGATGAGATGATGGTGGGGGTAAAAAACCAGGGGGTGTGGGTTAATGACCGGCCCTTTACCCGGAAAAAAACCTATGAAAAGTTGAATAATTCCATTTTGGAAATAAGTTTTTCCGCGGCCAAGGGCTTTCAGAAAAAGCATGGACTGGACGTAAAACCCCTGGTGGATGTGATCAGAGGACACCGGAACTATGGTGTGGCCTCACTGACCATAACAAAGGTGGCCAAGGGGGAGCTGGAGGGTTATATTTCCGGCAAGTTATTCTTATGGGATTATGCCGCAGCGGGAGTCATTTTAAGAGAGCTGGGAGGGGAGTTTATAGCCTACCCTGAAGAACAGCATCCCAAAGGCTATGAAATTGAAAACCCCTATAAACCCGTAAGTTATATCGGTGCCGTAAGCGAGAATATGCTGAAAAAAATTGTGAAAAAGCTTCAGGAAACATAA
- a CDS encoding ABC transporter ATP-binding protein — protein sequence MIQFNNVTKKYGKTRALDDISLDIGKGKITGLLGPNGSGKTTMIKLITDLNKPSSGEVLIDQEPITQEVKKRIAYLPEIDHFYPWMKIKDAKNFVKTFYEDWDEILYEELLGFLELDENMGIKKISKGQRAKAKLLLAFSRRADIILLDEPLSGIDIFTREKIIETMIKDYREGEQSIVITTHEIKEIEHVIDDAVFLKQGKIVLQGEVEALRAEKNLSLVELMKEVYGDGKEF from the coding sequence ATGATTCAGTTTAACAATGTAACGAAAAAATACGGAAAAACCCGGGCCCTGGATGATATCAGCCTAGATATCGGAAAAGGAAAAATTACGGGACTCCTGGGACCCAACGGCTCCGGCAAGACCACAATGATTAAATTAATTACGGATTTGAATAAGCCCAGCTCCGGGGAGGTTTTAATTGACCAAGAACCCATAACCCAAGAGGTGAAAAAACGGATAGCCTACTTGCCGGAAATCGATCATTTTTATCCCTGGATGAAAATAAAGGATGCGAAAAACTTTGTCAAAACCTTCTATGAGGACTGGGATGAAATTTTGTACGAGGAGCTGTTGGGATTTTTGGAACTGGATGAGAATATGGGGATTAAAAAGATTTCCAAAGGACAGCGGGCAAAGGCCAAGCTTCTTCTGGCCTTTTCAAGAAGAGCGGATATTATTTTGCTGGATGAACCCTTGTCGGGAATCGACATCTTCACCCGGGAAAAAATTATCGAAACCATGATTAAGGATTACCGGGAGGGAGAGCAGTCCATTGTGATCACCACCCATGAAATCAAAGAAATTGAACACGTCATTGATGATGCGGTGTTTTTAAAGCAGGGAAAAATCGTATTGCAGGGAGAGGTGGAAGCCCTCCGGGCAGAAAAAAATCTTTCCCTGGTAGAGCTGATGAAGGAGGTATACGGTGATGGAAAAGAATTCTAG
- a CDS encoding GntR family transcriptional regulator, with protein sequence MEFHHSRPIYEQIVEEFKKKLIRKDVEPGEKIPSQRELAQEIKVNPNTVQRAYREMENEGITQTLRGKGTFIVEDRRMIRRFKKEMGQKTLNRFLEEIEALGYKKEEIPSLVQDYIQDQEDRKDSGTE encoded by the coding sequence ATGGAATTTCATCACTCAAGGCCGATCTATGAACAAATTGTGGAGGAATTTAAGAAAAAACTGATTCGAAAGGATGTAGAACCGGGAGAAAAAATTCCTTCTCAAAGAGAGTTAGCTCAAGAAATTAAAGTAAACCCCAATACGGTACAGCGGGCCTATCGAGAGATGGAAAATGAAGGTATAACACAAACCCTTCGGGGTAAAGGTACTTTTATTGTGGAAGACCGGAGGATGATCCGCCGCTTCAAAAAAGAAATGGGCCAAAAGACCTTAAATAGATTTCTTGAAGAAATTGAAGCCCTGGGTTATAAAAAAGAAGAGATTCCTTCCTTAGTCCAAGACTACATACAGGATCAAGAGGATAGGAAGGACAGTGGGACGGAGTGA
- a CDS encoding GerMN domain-containing protein, protein MKKLGLSGMIIFLIFVLILVGCCTNNGEDNGVVTPPNGEEEENGDEDESDENAGENAENAGENAEEALSSYDFYPFLQNVRLHYDGAGSEYVEEKIHFDYVYENRAQIRRQTGGTTLLEVIHHDDGKVYSVFQKGESYRRESFYNLDLLEVEDAEILIMDPIEIGTQWEVREGVLREITNVGMILATPAGEFEVIEVTTYEEDSTFTVYYGKDYGKVKTLFEADETEIYTELVDVDEDYQVVEEVTFFYPEFNEDRLVYFEEAIPLATNVEIEDIFEQYFRRSPREDSDEYVGLMSENTSINFIRLNREDFVGHIDFSEEFVTEMNAGTTLESMILSSVVRTVGEYFRVGEVKLTIEGEPYTSGHFEFQEGEYLENTPGDNEQEIEKVWMD, encoded by the coding sequence ATGAAAAAATTAGGATTATCAGGAATGATTATTTTTCTTATTTTTGTTTTGATTTTAGTAGGTTGCTGCACGAACAACGGGGAAGATAACGGAGTGGTAACTCCTCCAAATGGTGAAGAGGAAGAAAACGGTGATGAAGACGAAAGCGATGAAAATGCAGGAGAAAACGCTGAAAATGCAGGAGAAAACGCTGAAGAAGCATTAAGCAGTTATGATTTCTATCCGTTTTTGCAGAATGTACGACTTCATTATGACGGAGCAGGCAGTGAGTATGTAGAAGAGAAAATCCATTTTGATTATGTTTATGAAAACCGGGCACAAATCCGACGACAAACCGGAGGTACGACTTTGTTGGAAGTTATTCATCACGATGATGGAAAAGTGTATTCGGTTTTTCAAAAAGGTGAGTCTTACCGAAGAGAGAGTTTCTATAATCTGGACTTACTGGAGGTGGAGGATGCGGAAATTCTCATTATGGACCCGATTGAAATCGGAACTCAGTGGGAGGTTAGGGAAGGTGTCCTTAGAGAGATCACAAATGTGGGGATGATACTCGCAACCCCTGCGGGAGAATTTGAAGTAATTGAAGTAACCACTTATGAAGAGGACAGCACCTTCACCGTTTACTATGGAAAAGACTACGGGAAAGTAAAAACCCTATTCGAAGCCGACGAAACGGAAATTTATACGGAGTTGGTGGATGTTGATGAGGACTACCAGGTAGTGGAAGAGGTAACGTTTTTCTATCCGGAATTTAATGAAGACCGTTTAGTATACTTTGAAGAAGCGATCCCTTTGGCAACCAACGTGGAGATTGAAGATATTTTTGAACAGTATTTCCGCCGGTCCCCAAGGGAAGATTCCGATGAATATGTAGGGCTAATGAGTGAAAACACAAGCATCAACTTTATTCGTTTAAATCGGGAAGATTTTGTGGGTCATATCGATTTCTCCGAGGAATTTGTAACCGAAATGAATGCAGGGACGACTCTTGAAAGCATGATTTTATCCAGTGTGGTAAGGACTGTGGGCGAATATTTTAGGGTCGGCGAGGTTAAGCTTACCATTGAAGGGGAACCTTACACATCGGGACATTTTGAATTTCAGGAAGGAGAATACCTGGAAAACACCCCTGGAGACAATGAACAGGAAATTGAGAAGGTTTGGATGGATTAA
- a CDS encoding thiamine pyrophosphate-dependent enzyme, producing MSNHEKMVLTGNQGIARGFYEAGGLLAASYPGSPTVEILDSIKDYEEVYAEFSTSEKVAFEVAIGGSFAGVRSMASMKHVGVNIAADPLMSFTQTKTNGGFVLLTGEDPGMASSQNEQDNRILGKFANMGIVAPGDSQEAIDYTKAAFDLSEEYHLPMMVNITSRVCHSRTPVVLGERKEVEPRVFEKDVERYCMIPPHTHPLQHSMKDRIDKLKEFAYDSELNTFEEGEDKDTLIVTSGLLYHNLKELDLNLSIYKLGMVYPLSPKRLQELSQKFKRIIVIEELMPVIETEIKMMGIECEGKKYFSFTGELHTEDIEEGLKKAGVITERTTTDRAPVDSVKRTPLFCAGCPHRPIFDILKKLRKRVIGDIGCYSMAMFEPFQASDSIISMGATVGITKGMTKANALTGKSEPLVSVIGDGTMFHSGLPGFVNLLHQENETDNMTFIVLDNRTTAMTGGQATAASGNYTSADDMHVDIKTFIQAIGHENVVEVDQFDYEATKKVITEETNKPGISFIIAKRPCALKFKIQENTFYVNPNVCIGCRNCIKTNCPPIRMKKYHNIDKLKSSIDPSMCAGCSVCAQVCPVDAIQPKGQHPDHSKKGSAKYKRQEYQKMKLNNEDQNEDPK from the coding sequence ATGAGTAACCATGAGAAAATGGTTTTAACAGGGAATCAGGGCATCGCCCGAGGCTTCTATGAAGCCGGCGGACTTTTAGCGGCGAGCTACCCGGGATCCCCCACCGTGGAAATTTTAGATAGCATTAAAGACTACGAGGAAGTTTATGCCGAGTTTTCCACCAGCGAGAAGGTAGCCTTCGAGGTGGCCATCGGCGGTTCCTTTGCCGGTGTACGGTCCATGGCTTCCATGAAGCATGTCGGTGTGAACATTGCCGCCGACCCGTTGATGAGCTTTACACAAACCAAAACCAACGGAGGCTTTGTCCTCCTAACCGGAGAGGATCCGGGCATGGCCAGCTCCCAAAACGAGCAGGATAACCGGATTTTAGGGAAATTTGCCAATATGGGTATTGTGGCCCCGGGGGATTCCCAGGAAGCCATCGATTATACCAAGGCCGCCTTTGATCTTAGCGAAGAATATCACTTACCCATGATGGTAAACATCACTTCCCGGGTATGCCACAGTCGAACCCCCGTGGTTTTAGGCGAACGAAAAGAAGTGGAACCCCGAGTCTTTGAAAAAGACGTGGAACGATACTGTATGATCCCACCCCATACCCATCCTCTCCAACATTCCATGAAAGATCGGATCGATAAGCTGAAGGAGTTTGCTTACGACTCCGAATTGAACACTTTTGAGGAAGGGGAAGATAAGGATACCTTAATCGTCACCTCCGGTCTTCTCTATCATAATTTAAAAGAACTGGATCTTAATCTCAGCATCTACAAACTGGGGATGGTTTATCCCCTTTCACCAAAGAGACTTCAGGAATTATCCCAAAAGTTTAAACGGATTATCGTCATTGAAGAGTTGATGCCGGTGATCGAAACGGAAATCAAAATGATGGGTATTGAATGCGAAGGGAAGAAATACTTCTCCTTTACGGGAGAGCTGCACACGGAAGATATTGAAGAGGGATTGAAAAAAGCAGGGGTTATCACCGAGCGCACTACTACGGATCGTGCCCCGGTAGACAGTGTGAAAAGAACGCCTTTGTTCTGTGCAGGCTGTCCCCACCGACCGATATTCGATATTTTAAAAAAGCTTCGCAAACGGGTCATCGGCGATATCGGCTGTTACTCCATGGCCATGTTTGAGCCCTTCCAGGCCTCGGACTCCATCATCAGCATGGGGGCCACCGTAGGCATTACCAAGGGGATGACCAAGGCCAATGCCTTAACCGGAAAATCCGAACCCCTGGTTTCCGTAATCGGAGACGGTACCATGTTCCACTCGGGACTGCCGGGCTTCGTAAACCTGCTGCACCAGGAAAATGAAACTGATAATATGACCTTTATCGTACTGGATAATCGAACCACGGCCATGACCGGAGGACAAGCCACCGCAGCCTCAGGAAACTACACCTCCGCCGATGATATGCATGTGGACATTAAAACTTTCATCCAGGCCATAGGCCACGAAAACGTGGTGGAAGTGGATCAATTTGATTACGAAGCCACGAAAAAAGTGATTACTGAAGAAACCAATAAACCGGGGATCTCCTTTATTATTGCCAAGCGACCCTGCGCCCTGAAATTCAAAATTCAGGAAAACACCTTCTATGTGAATCCCAATGTTTGTATCGGTTGTCGAAACTGCATAAAAACCAACTGCCCGCCGATCCGAATGAAAAAATATCACAACATCGATAAACTGAAATCTTCCATTGATCCTTCTATGTGCGCAGGCTGCAGTGTTTGTGCCCAGGTTTGCCCGGTGGATGCCATTCAGCCCAAGGGACAACATCCGGATCACAGCAAAAAAGGCAGCGCAAAATACAAGCGTCAGGAATACCAGAAGATGAAGCTGAACAATGAGGATCAAAACGAGGATCCGAAATAA
- a CDS encoding indolepyruvate oxidoreductase subunit beta — protein METKNIMLGGVGGQGLVLTTDVICKAALKAGYDVKSNDVIGLAQRGGMVWGSVRIGKKVHSPNIPVGKTDILLGLEPLEGQRWEHLLNENTKVIVNTKEIYPTPSLLEKVAYPSEEISEFFQRYEHYLSDFSADAGKLGNRKAANTVLLGVMAQFLPIPVDIWKETLRENVPEKAIEVNMKAFDYGYENFKPKS, from the coding sequence ATGGAGACGAAAAATATTATGCTAGGCGGTGTCGGAGGGCAAGGCCTCGTACTAACCACGGATGTCATCTGCAAGGCTGCATTAAAGGCCGGATATGATGTAAAAAGCAATGACGTTATCGGCCTGGCCCAGCGTGGGGGAATGGTTTGGGGCTCTGTTCGAATCGGTAAAAAAGTGCACTCCCCCAATATTCCAGTGGGAAAAACGGACATTTTATTAGGATTAGAACCCCTGGAAGGACAACGTTGGGAGCATCTTCTAAATGAAAATACCAAAGTGATCGTCAATACGAAGGAAATCTATCCTACCCCTAGCCTGTTAGAGAAGGTGGCCTATCCCAGTGAGGAAATCAGCGAATTTTTTCAACGCTACGAGCACTATCTTTCCGACTTTAGCGCTGATGCCGGAAAATTAGGGAATCGCAAGGCCGCCAATACGGTTCTCCTTGGGGTAATGGCCCAATTTTTACCGATTCCCGTGGACATCTGGAAAGAAACCCTTCGGGAAAATGTTCCGGAAAAAGCCATCGAGGTCAACATGAAAGCCTTTGATTACGGATACGAAAACTTCAAACCAAAGTCCTAA
- a CDS encoding SurA N-terminal domain-containing protein translates to MKKSILWLLPILFIALLSFSGCEDEMETGSEDNPVDEQENGIDPDYDTEKVLVRVNGDEITQGDFDTYILQLKHQYEEQQGLDLDDPQHGDIAEELKIRAMNDLIEQRALVQRSEELDLTVPSSFVDQQIQGIIQQQGSEEEFESFLENRELTREDLEVLIEEDQLITAVYEQELDLNNISYDEEELDALYDRFVKQREDMGREPESFEEVEDELAQSLIQRRRQEVQRNYVENLIDNSDIEYFFN, encoded by the coding sequence TTGAAAAAAAGCATATTATGGCTATTGCCAATTTTGTTTATTGCCTTACTCAGCTTTAGTGGCTGCGAAGACGAAATGGAAACCGGAAGTGAGGATAACCCGGTTGATGAACAGGAAAACGGCATCGACCCGGATTATGACACAGAAAAGGTTTTGGTAAGAGTAAATGGTGATGAGATTACCCAGGGAGATTTTGATACCTACATTCTTCAATTAAAGCACCAATACGAGGAACAACAGGGCCTTGACCTGGACGACCCCCAACACGGTGATATTGCCGAGGAGCTGAAGATCCGGGCAATGAACGACCTGATTGAACAACGAGCCCTGGTACAACGCTCCGAGGAGCTGGACCTAACCGTTCCCTCTTCTTTTGTAGATCAACAGATTCAGGGAATCATCCAGCAACAGGGCAGTGAAGAGGAATTTGAATCCTTTCTGGAAAACCGGGAGCTTACCCGGGAGGATTTGGAAGTTCTCATTGAAGAGGATCAATTAATAACCGCAGTCTATGAGCAGGAGTTGGATTTAAATAACATCAGCTATGACGAAGAGGAACTCGACGCCCTTTACGATCGCTTCGTCAAGCAACGGGAAGACATGGGCCGTGAGCCCGAGTCCTTCGAAGAGGTTGAGGATGAACTGGCCCAGTCCCTTATTCAGCGCCGCCGCCAGGAAGTACAACGGAATTACGTCGAGAACTTAATCGATAACAGTGACATAGAATATTTTTTCAATTAG
- a CDS encoding SurA N-terminal domain-containing protein, translated as MTKKRIMLFGIAVLSIFLLTACGNGDDNGDNGTAEENGSQEEAPGDMEGPEALDLEDFDADEALLVINGEEITREEFEAQFERTKQMVAQQYGIDLDADENAMLLPELQHQTIENIIGQRVLTQEAENQGMEVTDEEIDENIGMLVQQFGGEEGFQEALEADNLTEEDLEQMVYEELLISQLFETELNFDDIEVTDEEIEAFYAQYEMAQEQQGEEVLPLEEIEEQLIAQLQQQKAQEQQQAYVAELMDESDIERLY; from the coding sequence TTGACAAAAAAGAGAATTATGCTTTTCGGTATCGCGGTTTTAAGCATCTTTTTACTGACTGCATGTGGTAATGGCGACGATAACGGTGATAACGGAACCGCAGAAGAAAACGGATCCCAGGAAGAAGCCCCCGGGGATATGGAGGGACCGGAGGCCTTGGATCTCGAAGATTTCGATGCCGATGAAGCCCTATTGGTCATCAACGGTGAAGAAATCACCCGGGAAGAATTTGAGGCCCAGTTTGAAAGAACGAAACAAATGGTGGCACAGCAATATGGTATTGATCTGGATGCTGATGAAAATGCCATGCTCCTTCCGGAACTGCAACATCAAACCATTGAAAACATAATCGGTCAACGGGTGCTCACCCAGGAAGCGGAGAACCAGGGAATGGAAGTAACCGATGAGGAAATTGATGAAAACATCGGCATGCTCGTTCAACAATTCGGCGGGGAAGAGGGTTTTCAGGAAGCTCTTGAAGCGGACAACCTAACGGAAGAGGATCTTGAGCAAATGGTTTATGAAGAACTCTTGATTTCCCAGCTGTTTGAAACCGAACTGAACTTCGACGACATTGAAGTTACCGATGAAGAAATTGAAGCCTTCTATGCCCAGTATGAAATGGCTCAGGAGCAGCAAGGAGAAGAAGTTCTCCCACTAGAAGAAATCGAAGAGCAACTCATCGCCCAGTTGCAACAGCAAAAAGCTCAGGAACAACAACAGGCCTATGTGGCTGAATTAATGGATGAAAGCGACATTGAGCGGCTGTACTAA
- the pnpS gene encoding two-component system histidine kinase PnpS gives MKKKLTLLLLVVLLTGTLLAGLLPMSFIRSRYIEEVENRLLDNAKLVEGFLLEEVDEETLQRRVLSIGEVLDARITIVNENGRVLADTAMGEDGFENHLNREEIQESLQGQVGRSVRVSESVNEELLYVAIPRYLSDGSIQVVRLSLSLSEIQAINQQMLTYVLISIGAGVILASILGYRFINKFLEPVKKLKETSREIAKGNLNRSLEVSSNDELGELSETFNEMRVQLKHSFEEMEDQNVKLQALLTSITNPIIAVNPKKEIILFNPAAETLFETKGEAVYGKHILEVVRDHTLEERVEEIFDQNRETQMEWELKYPSKRHLKVNTSLIRVPKDPNRSLGIVASIEDLTEMKKLETMRSDFVANVSHELKTPLTSIKGFVETLKSGEVEEEEQRQRFLGIIEIEAERLTRLINDILTLAEIESHGKSDKEASIDVQTAIESSLDIIRPIATAKNIQISVEVEEDLPKIQGKDDWFKQMLINLLDNGVKYTPESGEIELKAYTQKGRVYLRVKDNGLGIPKADVDRIFERFYRVDKGRSRKVGGTGLGLAIVKHAVRSLNGHIEVKSKEGEGTEFTANFPSDKGQ, from the coding sequence ATGAAGAAAAAACTGACCCTACTCTTGCTGGTAGTTTTATTAACGGGAACCCTTCTTGCGGGACTGTTACCCATGAGTTTTATTCGAAGCCGGTATATTGAAGAGGTGGAAAATCGTCTGTTGGATAATGCAAAGCTGGTGGAAGGATTTCTTCTGGAGGAGGTAGATGAAGAGACGCTACAAAGAAGAGTGCTGTCCATCGGCGAGGTGTTGGATGCAAGAATAACCATTGTGAATGAAAATGGCCGGGTGTTGGCGGATACGGCCATGGGGGAAGATGGGTTCGAAAACCATTTAAACCGGGAGGAGATACAGGAATCTCTACAGGGGCAGGTTGGTCGTTCTGTTCGGGTTAGCGAATCCGTGAATGAAGAGTTGCTCTACGTGGCAATCCCCAGATATTTGAGCGACGGGAGCATACAAGTGGTTCGACTGTCTCTATCCCTTTCGGAAATTCAGGCAATCAACCAACAGATGCTTACTTATGTACTCATATCCATCGGTGCCGGGGTAATACTGGCTTCGATTTTAGGCTATCGTTTTATTAATAAATTTCTCGAGCCGGTGAAAAAGTTGAAGGAAACCTCCCGGGAAATTGCCAAAGGAAACTTAAACCGGTCATTGGAGGTAAGCAGTAATGATGAGCTGGGAGAACTTTCCGAGACCTTTAATGAAATGCGGGTACAACTGAAGCATTCCTTTGAAGAAATGGAGGATCAAAACGTTAAACTCCAGGCGCTACTTACCAGTATTACCAATCCCATAATTGCGGTAAATCCCAAGAAAGAGATCATCCTCTTTAACCCGGCGGCGGAGACGCTGTTTGAGACCAAAGGAGAAGCGGTATATGGAAAGCATATTTTGGAAGTGGTTCGGGATCATACCTTAGAAGAGCGGGTAGAGGAGATTTTTGATCAGAACCGGGAAACCCAAATGGAATGGGAGTTAAAGTATCCGAGCAAACGGCATTTAAAAGTGAATACCAGTCTGATCCGGGTGCCTAAGGATCCTAATCGGAGCCTGGGAATCGTCGCCTCCATTGAGGATCTCACAGAGATGAAAAAGCTGGAAACCATGCGTTCCGACTTTGTGGCCAATGTATCCCATGAACTGAAAACCCCCTTGACCTCCATAAAAGGGTTTGTGGAAACCTTGAAAAGCGGTGAGGTGGAAGAAGAAGAACAACGACAGCGGTTCTTAGGAATCATTGAAATCGAAGCGGAAAGACTGACCCGGTTGATCAACGATATTCTTACCTTAGCTGAAATTGAAAGCCATGGTAAGTCCGATAAAGAAGCATCCATAGATGTACAAACCGCAATTGAAAGTTCTCTGGATATCATCCGGCCCATTGCAACAGCAAAAAATATTCAAATTTCTGTGGAGGTGGAAGAGGATCTTCCGAAGATCCAAGGCAAGGATGATTGGTTTAAGCAGATGCTGATAAATCTCTTGGATAACGGGGTGAAATACACCCCGGAATCCGGGGAAATTGAGCTTAAAGCTTATACACAAAAGGGCAGAGTTTATCTAAGGGTTAAAGATAACGGACTGGGTATTCCAAAAGCGGATGTAGATAGGATTTTCGAACGTTTTTACCGGGTGGATAAGGGCCGCTCCCGTAAGGTTGGGGGAACCGGCCTGGGGCTTGCCATCGTAAAGCACGCGGTAAGGTCGTTAAACGGTCATATTGAGGTAAAAAGTAAAGAAGGGGAAGGGACAGAATTTACAGCGAATTTTCCTTCGGATAAAGGGCAGTAA
- a CDS encoding response regulator transcription factor: MAKRILIVDDEDHILELISFNLEKEYKVITAGSGEEALERLNREKVDLMILDLMLPGMDGIQVCNKIRNQEELMHLPIIMLTAKSEDSDRILGLEVGADDYLPKPFNVRELQARIKAVLRRSGDHKGDGKNQYHIRDLTLDLESREVRKNGEVLPLTAKEFDLLKLLMEHQGKVLSRNFLLDKIWGYEYFGESRTVDVHIRHLRMKIGEEEAHPYILTKRGIGYQMLREEGGRA, translated from the coding sequence ATGGCAAAGAGGATACTGATTGTTGATGATGAAGATCATATTCTGGAGCTGATTTCCTTTAATTTGGAAAAGGAGTATAAGGTAATCACTGCGGGGAGCGGAGAAGAAGCCCTTGAAAGATTAAACAGGGAAAAGGTGGACTTGATGATTCTGGATTTGATGCTTCCTGGAATGGACGGTATTCAGGTATGCAATAAGATCCGGAATCAAGAAGAGCTGATGCATCTTCCCATTATTATGCTCACCGCAAAAAGCGAAGACTCTGATCGAATCCTGGGCCTGGAGGTCGGAGCCGACGACTATTTGCCCAAGCCCTTTAACGTCCGGGAACTGCAAGCTAGGATCAAGGCCGTACTTCGCCGAAGCGGCGATCATAAAGGGGACGGGAAAAATCAGTATCATATCCGGGATCTGACCCTGGATCTTGAGAGCCGGGAGGTTCGTAAAAACGGAGAGGTCCTTCCGCTGACCGCTAAGGAATTCGATCTGTTAAAGTTGTTGATGGAGCATCAGGGAAAAGTCTTATCCAGAAATTTCTTGTTGGATAAAATATGGGGCTACGAGTATTTTGGAGAGAGTCGGACCGTAGACGTTCATATTCGGCACCTCCGTATGAAAATCGGGGAGGAGGAGGCACATCCCTATATTTTAACAAAACGAGGGATCGGATATCAAATGCTTCGGGAAGAAGGGGGAAGGGCATGA
- the phoU gene encoding phosphate signaling complex protein PhoU encodes MDKLRSQFQEELKSLNIKLLKMGSMVQNIIEVSVQSLAKQDLNRARSVFELDDDIDALELEIEHQCMNLIALQQPIARDLRTIGTILKIITDLERMGDHAVNIAKVTLEIGEDKLIKALIDIPKMARLTEDMVNKSLDAFMHEDIDLAKELDHYDDQVDDLYEAIYLELIEMMLENPDIIKQATQLLFIGRYLERTADHATNIGERIIYMVTGERMKIN; translated from the coding sequence GTGGATAAATTGCGAAGCCAATTTCAAGAGGAATTAAAATCATTAAATATAAAACTGTTAAAGATGGGATCCATGGTGCAAAATATCATTGAGGTATCGGTACAATCCTTGGCGAAACAGGATTTGAATCGGGCAAGGTCCGTGTTTGAGCTGGACGATGACATTGATGCCTTAGAACTGGAAATCGAGCATCAGTGTATGAACTTAATTGCCCTGCAGCAGCCCATTGCCCGAGATCTTCGAACCATCGGCACGATTTTAAAAATCATCACGGACCTTGAGCGGATGGGGGACCATGCAGTGAATATTGCCAAGGTTACCCTGGAAATCGGAGAGGATAAACTGATCAAGGCCCTGATTGATATTCCCAAAATGGCCCGGCTCACCGAGGATATGGTCAATAAATCCCTGGACGCTTTTATGCATGAGGATATCGACTTGGCCAAGGAGCTGGATCACTATGATGACCAGGTGGACGATCTTTATGAAGCCATTTATTTAGAACTTATTGAGATGATGTTGGAGAACCCCGATATAATTAAACAGGCCACCCAGCTATTGTTTATCGGAAGGTATTTAGAGCGTACCGCAGACCATGCAACAAATATCGGCGAGCGGATTATTTACATGGTCACAGGGGAACGGATGAAGATTAATTAG